One Blastopirellula marina genomic window carries:
- a CDS encoding transposase has protein sequence MTKKRKRRSPEQIVKALQEGEAMLAAGKSSAEVYQALAISEATWMRWKKEFGGMKSDEAKRLRELELENRRLKELLAEAELDKRILREAAEGNF, from the coding sequence ATGACCAAGAAGCGTAAACGACGTAGTCCCGAACAGATCGTTAAAGCCCTGCAAGAGGGCGAAGCCATGTTGGCGGCTGGCAAGTCGTCGGCCGAAGTTTATCAGGCCCTCGCGATCAGCGAGGCGACCTGGATGCGGTGGAAGAAGGAGTTCGGCGGGATGAAGTCGGACGAGGCGAAGCGGCTGCGTGAACTCGAACTGGAGAACCGACGCCTGAAGGAACTGCTGGCCGAGGCGGAACTCGACAAGCGGATTCTGCGGGAAGCGGCCGAGGGAAACTTCTGA